The nucleotide window aatacttatatattataaaaacaagtcCAAAAGTACATTTCTATCCAGTTTAAATGTTTactaatgtacataaaaaagtcTTAGTAAATGGATTTATATTTCCTTTGACTAACATCTATAGATGTTTCTTTCTTCGTAATACAAAGTAGGTTCTTGAAAATTTGAATCGATAAACAAATATTATGGTACTTTATCAATATTGTGAATGAATtgcattattattactgatttaataaaaaattatacttaataaacaGCAGCATACTATATCATTCCCCAAAGAGTTCATTGTTAACGCTAAGTATTTTTTCCAACATATCTGTAACCAACATACCTCTTCCCTTTTCTGCAAAGACTAAATGATTGCAACTTCTAACTATATGGCAAGCACAGTAACTAGCCACCAACTCAGGTGTGATATTAATGGTGCTGTCAAATTTTGGGCGTTTTATTTCCACCCACGCTGCAAAGGCTGTCAAGATGCCAGAAAGCATATCACCTTGCCCACCACATCGACGTGGTGAACCCTCAGTTgtacaacaaattgttaggtCTTTTTGAGTAATAAGATCTACCTGACCTTTCAGTACTACTGTCACATTTTTACCAAGCGACTGAGATAATTCACTTAATTGATCACGTTCTGGTTTTTGACAATCTGATTGGAGGATGGCTTTcgtcaatcttttaaattctacaATATTGGGAGTAatataaacattgtttttgtaatcttttagtATATCCGGATACAGGGTTAAAAAGTACAAACCATCAGCATCAAATACAATCGGTACTGGAGGGTCGTAATCGTTTAACACCTTTATAACTTTGGCCAATACACCAAACACTTTAGGATCTCGTCCCAGCCCAGGTCCAATTAAAATAGCGTGAAAGCGATCAAGCCACACAGAAATATTCTCAATAGCATTATCCGAATCCAAGTACGGCATGACCATTAGTTCCGGACTGTAAGATTTTATAGCTTGTGCTGCGGCCGCAGCACAAAAAATATACACTAGGTCTACGCCACATCGCAACGCACTAAATCCGGAGTAATAAGGAGCACCAGTAAACTCTAGAGAACCACCAAACACACCTATTCTGCCACACTGTCCTTTGTGATTATCAGCACGCAACTCCGGTAATAAAGAACGACAGTGATCTTTCAATAAATTCGTTTCCAGTTCGGGCATTTTTACACAGCGTTTATCAgtgtttagtatatttttatgattaacgaaaaaaaagttttttttataatttaaagaaaggcGATTGAAAATACGAACCATGAGATTAAAGCACGTACTATTCAAACAATAACGTTAACTAAGCATTCACAATGAATCAAGCGAACTCAGTACTCTATCTGAATCACAGTCATTAAGGTTATTTATCACTCCTTCCCTCACAGTAATCAGCTGATCCAAAGAGATCCTCTTTGAAATCTTTACAACTCTGAATTA belongs to Lycorma delicatula isolate Av1 chromosome 1, ASM4794821v1, whole genome shotgun sequence and includes:
- the Naxd gene encoding NAD(P)HX dehydratase, whose product is MVRIFNRLSLNYKKNFFFVNHKNILNTDKRCVKMPELETNLLKDHCRSLLPELRADNHKGQCGRIGVFGGSLEFTGAPYYSGFSALRCGVDLVYIFCAAAAAQAIKSYSPELMVMPYLDSDNAIENISVWLDRFHAILIGPGLGRDPKVFGVLAKVIKVLNDYDPPVPIVFDADGLYFLTLYPDILKDYKNNVYITPNIVEFKRLTKAILQSDCQKPERDQLSELSQSLGKNVTVVLKGQVDLITQKDLTICCTTEGSPRRCGGQGDMLSGILTAFAAWVEIKRPKFDSTINITPELVASYCACHIVRSCNHLVFAEKGRGMLVTDMLEKILSVNNELFGE